The bacterium HR17 region TACCAGTTGTCAAAACGAGCCAACCGAACTTGTTGGACAATGCCATCAGGATTGTCCCGCGAATGCGAGCCTGCAAATTTTCCTCAGTCACATCCTGCGGCATCCCTTTGAAGGCATCGCTCAAAGTTCTCAAGAACGCCTCAAAAACTTCATTGATGGGGATAACGAGGAAACGAATGCCCAAGTTGCGAGCCAACGCTTCAGCATCCTCAAGGCTATGCCGCGACGAATAAGGTCCGGGCATTGCCACACCCGTCACATGCTCGCTTCCCAATGCATCAACGGCGATACAGCAAGTCAGTGAACTGTCAATGCCTCCGCTCAAGCCGACAACAGCATCTGTCATGCCGTTTTTGTGCAAGTAATCGCGAGTGCCCAAAACGAGCGCCCAGTAAACTTCCGCTGTGGGAGGCAGAGGCGTCTCAATGCGCGGCTCAACAGCAGGTTTAGGCTGAGCAAATTCAAAAGGCAATGGAACAATCTTCACCTTCCCTAAGTCTCCATCTCCAATCGCTCTTTTATCCTGTCTTCGTCTTGGATCGTGCAATCGTGTTCTCATGATGCCGACCAAGTCAATATCGGCGACGAGGAAATCTTCCTCAAATTGCTTGGCTCGGGCGATGACTTCACCTTGCTCGTTCACGACCAAACTGGCTCCGTCAAACACGAGTTCATCTTGCCCACCAACCAAGTTGACATAAGCGATCGCAGCGAGATTGTCATTCGCCCGCACCGCCAGCATCTTTTCGCGCCACGATAACTTGCCCATGTGGTAAGGCGACGAAGAAATGTTCAGCAAAATTTGAGCATCGCCCAACAATGTCTCAGCGCGTGCAGGTCCGCCGGGATACCAGATGTCTTCGCAAATCGTGATGCCGATGCGAACATCGTTCAGCGCCAAAACCAACGGTTCGTCTCCTTGTTGGAAGTAGCGAAACTCATCAAAGACACCGTAGTTGGGTAGGTAGTGTTTGCGGTAGACTGCAGCGACTTTGCCATCGTGCAAAACGGTGGCAGCGTTGAAGATGTCGCCATCTTCGTCCACAAAGCCGACGACAGCGACCAAAGATTTAGGCACTAACTGTGCTAACTCCTGCACGGCTTCTTTGTTGCGGGCGATGAAGTGCGGCTTAAACAGCAAATCCTCTGGCGGGTAACCCGTCACCGCCAATTCAGGAAACGCCACGACATCTGCTCTCACTTCTTTCGCTCGCTCAATCCCTTCCGCAATCTTTCTGGCGTTACCCTCAATGTCGCCAACCGTTGCATTGATTTGCGCCAACGCAACTCGCAAAGAACGCATCGTCTATCGCCTCCGTAGCGCTTACAAGGACTGCAAGGGCGAAAGCGGTGAACGCTAAACCCTTACCGAATATTGTCTTCGCCTTTCAAGCAAGCGAAACTGTTCTGGATCGGACTCACAGTCAGTGGCGCTCTTTACTTTTTGCAGGATGACGATGTTCTCTTCAAGCATCGTTTCATCCGTTTGACCGGGCACATCGGACGGGCTGTTACGCGACGGCATGCGTTTGTTCGGGATTTGACGGGGCAAAGAGGCGATGTGAACGAATTCAGGGAGCATCTCCACAATCGCCTCATCGGTAGGTAACTTGACTCCTTTCACTTTTCTGTTGGCGACGACAAAGACCGCGTATCCACCTACTTTAACCGTTGAAGCGATGTTGAGCAGGCAATCTCGCAAATCAGCGTAAAAGGCTTGCACTTCGCGGGCTCGTTTAGGATCTTTATTGCCGATCGCTTTCATAGCGTCTTTCAAGGATGGCAGAGCAACTTGCAAAGGACGGATTTGCCCGCCGAGACCCAACTTGTCCAAATCCTCTTTCCACAATCCAAGCCATTGAAGGGAAAGGCGGGAAAACTGACCATATGCGACTGTAGTCCTCGCATCACCGTAAGGCGGTGAAGTCAAAACGAGGTCAACGCTTTCAGGCTCAACAGGCAGAGGTTTACGGACATCGTGCCTTTCCAATCTTGGTTTTGGCAATTGCCCACCGACGCACTGCCACCATTCGCCCATTATCGCTGCACATTCGGCGAACCGTTCCCGAAATAACGCAAAGACATCGGGGTCATGGCGCTTTAATTTTTCTGGCGGTAATCGGAACAACTTGAACTCGTTGGGACGAGTGTTGCTTGCTTCTCGGACGACACGGCTGAAAACGACGAGACGAAACTTGCGGGATGGTTCATCTTGAAGGATGTCAATGGCGGCTTTTAACCTCGCTAACTGCTGCTGCACTTGTGGCTTGAACCAATAGTCAATATTGGCAAATCGCGGCGGCTCAACTTCCGGCATATCTCTCAAAACCATCTGGACTTGTTCAAAAGCATCCCAAAGCGCTTTTGGTGGCAATGGGTTTGCCTTGACTTCAGCAATCAAAAGTGCCAGCGGGTTGATGTCAAAGCCTATAGCGTTCCTGCCCAACCTCAGCGCTTCAACAATGACGGTTCCCGACCCGCAAAAAGGGTCAAGAACGGTGGCACTGGGCTGACTGAGCATCTCTATCAACCTTTGAGCAACAGGAGGAGCCATCATGGCAGGGTAACTGTGCAGACCGTGAATTCCTTCCTTCGCTTTCACATCGCGAAATGTCCAATCAATTTGCTGCAAGGCTTCTATGCCAATGACCGTCACGATGTCACCTCCTGTTCTTCCTTTCGTTCGGCAAATCAGTTGAGTGCATACACCCAAGCCGTTCGGATGTCGGACACGATCAGGGTGATGCGTTTCAATTTCTGCCGAAACACTTTCGTCAGTAGGTTTTTGTGCTTTGTTGAATTTCCCTTGCGGCAGTTCCTGGAAGGGCGCTCCCCCTTTTCTTTTTTTTGGCGGCTCAGGAGAGCCGCCCTCCGATAGGCATGTTGCGTGGCGTTCGGAGCGAACAGTTCTTCGGCGGTCAAGTCCACGATGGAGACCTCCGATAGGTATGTTGCGTGGCGTTCGGAGGGCGCTTTTCTGAAGCGCCGATTGCCCTTTTGGGCGGCTCAGGAGAGCCGCATCAATTTGGCGCAAAGATTCGCCAAATTCGTTCTGGACGAAGCATCTGCTCAATTGCAACATTCCCAGCGCCTCGTCCAGGATGCTTTCTACCGACAGGATGAGGGCTTTGGCGTGCCTTACCACCTCGTCCCACTGCTCTTGCATTTTCCCCTTTTGCCTACCCATCACCTTCCCTTGCGCCTCCATGTTGACCTCAACACCTTGACCGTTGCGTTGGTTTACGCCAACCCAACTCGCGAAGAACGCGGCAACTTATTCGGTTGCTTTTGCAGGGCACGCTGAAGTGTGTCGCATGCATTTTGACACGGCGGTTATTTCGGAGAAAGACGGCAAAGGACAAGGGGATAAACTTTTTCCAGAGAGGGGAAAGGGCGATTTAGATGCGCAAGGAGCCATCGGCGACGGAAGGCAGTTTGCTAACAGCATTGGTGACTTTGACGATGCCCAGCCTATTGACCCAAATCGGGCAAACGGTTGGCTGGTTGGGTGAAGCCTACTTTGTCGGGCAGTTGGGCACGACGGCGACCGCTGCGATTGGTGCTGTCGGGCAAGTCGGTTGGGTGCTGATGGGCATGACGATAATGGTTTCCACCGGCACAACGACTTTGGTCGCCCAGCGCTGGGGCGCCCGCGACGCCCATGGTGCCGTCCGGGTGGAAATCGCTGCCTTACAACAATCCCTTTTGTTCAGCCTCTTAGCAGTATCCGTTTGGTTTCTTCGTCAGCCCCTTTGGGCGTTGCTGAACATTCCACCCGCTATGCAACGCCTGGCGGATGCTTACTTTGCCGTCGCGCTGTTGTCCTTCCCGCTGATGAGCGTTGCCGTCAGCCTGATGGCAGCGTATCGGGGCATCGGTGATATGGTGACGCCGCTGTGGGCGACACTTGTGGGCGTCGCCGTGCAGTTGTCGCTGTGCGCGTGGTGTGTCCCGCGTTGGGGTATCAGCGGAGCAGCGTTCGCGTTAGCCGTCAGTCGGGGCGCTGTGTTGGCGGTGTTGTTGGGGCGGTTAGCGCAAAGCCCGTTGCGGTTTTCGTGGGCGCACTGTCGGACATGGTGCAGTAGGCGACATCGTGACCTACTAAAATTGGGCTTACCCGCTGGGTTGCAATCTTTGTTGTGGTCAATGGCGTCCACTGTCTATTTTCGGCTACTGGCAAGCACACCTGAGAAGGAATCTGCCATCGCCGCGCTCACAGCGGGGTTGCGCATTGAAGCCATTGCGTTCATGCCAGGCATTGCTTTTGCGACGGTCGCACAAGCGCTCGTCGGTCAATGCGTCGGGGCAAAGCAATGGCAACGGGCAACCGCTGGCGCATGGCAAGCCGCTCTGGCATGTGCTGTGACGATGAGTTTGATGGCAACCTTCTTTTTCGTCATGGCGGAGCCGTTAGCGGTGCGTTTTGCCAAAGATGCTTTGACGCAACACTACATCGCCGCTTACTTACGCATCAACGCGCTCTCTGAACCTTTCTTGGGCATCGGGATGACGCTGGGAGGCGCTTTGCGGGGATTGGGCGATACAGCGACGCCAGCCCTCTTGAACATCGTGACTTTGTGGCTGTTGCGGTTGCCCACGACTTATTGGCTTTGCGGAGTGCTTGGGCTGGACACTGTCGCTGCATGGTGGACGATGAGTGTGACGACCGTCGTCAACGGCACCTTGACCGCAATAGCGTTTGCGGTGCGGTTACGCCGCGCGCCGGCGGTGTCTTGAACGGACGGTAGGGAAGCGCCAACCTTTTTAGCGGTGATGTCAATGCTGACCCGTGATGACCGCTCCTGTTGGCACACTGTTCGGCAAGCAGTTCAACAAGCGATAAAAGGGCGATGGCGACAGAGTTGGGCAACCGTTCGTGCCCATGCCCATATCAACGGGGGACGACGGCTACGGCAAATGGCGGTGTTGGGCGCGGCGTTTGGGTTAGGTTGCCCGCTCGGCGGTGAAGTCGCAGGCGCGCTCTTGGCAAAGGCGGGGTGGGTGGATTTCGCTTTTTTGACCTGGCGGATGTGGTATGAACTGGCAGGGGCTGTGACGGTGCTGACGGCGTTGGGCGCCGTCGTCGGTCACCTTCTGGACGAAATCGCCGCCCACAGCGAGCAACTGGAGTGCCGCGTGCGGGAGCGGACAAAGGAGTTACAAGCCCTCACCGAATTCACCGAAGCTGTCTTGCACCGCATTCCGTCCGCTGTCTTGGTCACTAATGGGCAGGGACGCATCGTGTGGGCAAATCAATCGGCGTTCCGCTTGCTGCGAGAATGGCACTTAGCGACGGACGGTAGCCCTTCCTTGTTAGGTCAAAGCGGGCTGACTTTGCTCCCCGACCTTTCAGCAGTTTGGGCGCAATTGGCGTCGGTGCTCAAGGACGGGCAGGTTCGTGCCTTCGCCCGCCTGCCCGTCAACACGCCCTCTGGTCGCAAGACGGTGCGCTGCACCTTAGCCCCGTTGCGCCGCCCCGATGCCGATGAAGCCGTCCTCATCGTGGACGACATCACTTCCGAAGAGCAGTGGCAGCAGCAGTTAGTGCAGTCGGAAAAATTGGCGGCATTGGGGCAACTGTCGGCGGGTATCGCCCACGAGTTGCGCAACCCGCTCAGCGCCATCAGCACGGCAACCTACTGCCTGACGCAAGCGTTGAGTGAACAAAACGCATTATCCGAACCAGCCCAGCGCTACCTTACAGTCATTCAGCGTAATGTGGAGCGGGCACAACGCATCATCACGAGCGTGTTGGCATTTGCCCGCCCATCCCAAGCGGAAGCCGTTCCGACCGACTTGAACGAATTGGTAGACGCCGCGCTGGACATCATCGCCAAAGAAGCCGAGCGCCGCAACATCGTCATCCGCACCGCGTTGACCCCTTTGCCCCTTGTTCGCTGTCGTCCCGACGCTATCAAGCAAGCTGTGCTCAACATTTTGCTCAACGCCGTCCAGGCGATGCCCGATGGAGGAACGCTGACGGTATGCACCGAGCACGATGCCATAGCGAAACAAGTGCGCCTCATCATCGCCGACACAGGACACGGCATCCCACCTGAGCACTTGCAACGCATCTTTGACCCCTTCTTCACGACGAAACCGCCCGGCGAGGGGACGGGGCTAGGGTTGTCTATCGCCCGCACCGCCATAGAGGCTGACGGTGGACGCATCCTTGTGGAAAGCGAAATCGGAAAAGGCAGCGTCTTCACCATCGTGTTGCCCGCCGAAGTGCCGGCGCCCATGCACAGGGAGCCGGTGGGCGCATGGATGGCGCACCGATGATCCCCTTCATATTTGCCTCAAAGGCAGGGATCAAGATGGAGCGCAAAGTGTTGCTCGTGGACGACGACCCCGATGTTCTGGAAATGACCGCTGATGTGTTGCGGCGCAACGGCTACGCCGTCGTGACGGCGCAAAACGGAACCGAAGCCTTAGAGTGGTTACGACGGGACGAAATTCCCGTCGTCGTCACTGATTTGCGCATGCCCGGCATGAGCGGCGAACAGTTGCTGGACGCCGTCTTGCAGCGCCATCCAGATACGCAGGTCATCATCCTGACAGGCTACGGCACCATCCCCAGCGCGGTGGAAGCCATCAAAAAGGGCGCTGCCGATTACCTGACAAAACCGCTTGCGCCTGACCAACTGTTGTTGGCGTTGGAACGGCTCTTTGAGCGGCTGCGGTTAGAGGAGGAAAACCGCCACCTGCGTGAGCAGTTGGCGCGCCAAGCGGGCGATGCTGTCATCTTAGGCGAAAGCAAAGCCATCCGGCAAGTTCTGGCGCTCATTGACAAGGTAGCGCCGACAGACGCGACGGTGCTGTTGCAGGGGGAAAGCGGTGTCGGCAAAGAGTTGGTCGCCAAAGCCGTCCACTTCCGCAGCAAGCGCCGTCATAAACCCTTCGTCAAAGTCAGTTGTGCCGCCATCCCTGAAAGTCTGTTGGAAGTGGAATTGTTCGGACGCGAAAAAGGCGCTTACACCGATGCGACGGAAGCCAAGCCCGGACGGTTTGAGCTGGCGCATCAAGGGACGATGTTTTTGGACGAAGTGGGCGACTTGACCCCTGCCATGCAAGCCAAGTTGCTGCGGGTCTTGCAAGAGCGCGAATTTGAACGGGTCGGCGGGACGCAAACTATCCGCGTGGATGTCCGAATCATCGCCGCCACCAACAAAGACCTGATGGATGCCGTGCAGCGGGGGGTGTTCCGCGAAGACCTGTTTTACCGCCTAAATGTCGTGCCTATCTACATCCCGCCTCTGCGCGAACGCAAAGAGGATATCCCTTCCTTAGTGGAAGCCTTTATCGCCCGCTTCTGCGCTGAGATGGAGAAGCCGACGATGACTGTCGCTGACGATGCCATGCAAGTGCTGCTGGACTACGACTGGCCGGGCAATGTGCGGGAGTTGCAAAATGTGCTGGAACGCGCCGTCATCTTGGCGGAAGAGCCCGTCATTCGCGCCCGTGACCTGCACTTTCTGTTTGCTCAGCGCCAAGCCACGCCCAACCCGACTGTGTTCAGTTTGCGCCACGCTGAGATGGAGCAAATCATCAAGGTGCTGAAACTGACGAAGGGCAACAAGACGGAAGCAGCACGCCTGTTGGGTATTACCCGCGACAC contains the following coding sequences:
- the nadE_2 gene encoding Glutamine-dependent NAD(+) synthetase, with amino-acid sequence MRSLRVALAQINATVGDIEGNARKIAEGIERAKEVRADVVAFPELAVTGYPPEDLLFKPHFIARNKEAVQELAQLVPKSLVAVVGFVDEDGDIFNAATVLHDGKVAAVYRKHYLPNYGVFDEFRYFQQGDEPLVLALNDVRIGITICEDIWYPGGPARAETLLGDAQILLNISSSPYHMGKLSWREKMLAVRANDNLAAIAYVNLVGGQDELVFDGASLVVNEQGEVIARAKQFEEDFLVADIDLVGIMRTRLHDPRRRQDKRAIGDGDLGKVKIVPLPFEFAQPKPAVEPRIETPLPPTAEVYWALVLGTRDYLHKNGMTDAVVGLSGGIDSSLTCCIAVDALGSEHVTGVAMPGPYSSRHSLEDAEALARNLGIRFLVIPINEVFEAFLRTLSDAFKGMPQDVTEENLQARIRGTILMALSNKFGWLVLTTGNKSEGSTGYCTLYGDTAGGFAVLKDVYKTLVYELAKYVNEKAGREIIPRRVFEKPPSAELRPGQVDQEKLPPYPLLDKILQAYVEEDRSVADIVAMGYDEATVRKVARMVDSSEYKRRQFAPGPKITHRAFGKDRRLPITNRWSELEGD
- the yeeO gene encoding putative FMN/FAD exporter YeeO; this translates as MRKEPSATEGSLLTALVTLTMPSLLTQIGQTVGWLGEAYFVGQLGTTATAAIGAVGQVGWVLMGMTIMVSTGTTTLVAQRWGARDAHGAVRVEIAALQQSLLFSLLAVSVWFLRQPLWALLNIPPAMQRLADAYFAVALLSFPLMSVAVSLMAAYRGIGDMVTPLWATLVGVAVQLSLCAWCVPRWGISGAAFALAVSRGAVLAVLLGRLAQSPLRFSWAHCRTWCSRRHRDLLKLGLPAGLQSLLWSMASTVYFRLLASTPEKESAIAALTAGLRIEAIAFMPGIAFATVAQALVGQCVGAKQWQRATAGAWQAALACAVTMSLMATFFFVMAEPLAVRFAKDALTQHYIAAYLRINALSEPFLGIGMTLGGALRGLGDTATPALLNIVTLWLLRLPTTYWLCGVLGLDTVAAWWTMSVTTVVNGTLTAIAFAVRLRRAPAVS
- the zraS_3 gene encoding Sensor protein ZraS, whose translation is MAVLGAAFGLGCPLGGEVAGALLAKAGWVDFAFLTWRMWYELAGAVTVLTALGAVVGHLLDEIAAHSEQLECRVRERTKELQALTEFTEAVLHRIPSAVLVTNGQGRIVWANQSAFRLLREWHLATDGSPSLLGQSGLTLLPDLSAVWAQLASVLKDGQVRAFARLPVNTPSGRKTVRCTLAPLRRPDADEAVLIVDDITSEEQWQQQLVQSEKLAALGQLSAGIAHELRNPLSAISTATYCLTQALSEQNALSEPAQRYLTVIQRNVERAQRIITSVLAFARPSQAEAVPTDLNELVDAALDIIAKEAERRNIVIRTALTPLPLVRCRPDAIKQAVLNILLNAVQAMPDGGTLTVCTEHDAIAKQVRLIIADTGHGIPPEHLQRIFDPFFTTKPPGEGTGLGLSIARTAIEADGGRILVESEIGKGSVFTIVLPAEVPAPMHREPVGAWMAHR
- the zraR gene encoding Transcriptional regulatory protein ZraR — protein: MDGAPMIPFIFASKAGIKMERKVLLVDDDPDVLEMTADVLRRNGYAVVTAQNGTEALEWLRRDEIPVVVTDLRMPGMSGEQLLDAVLQRHPDTQVIILTGYGTIPSAVEAIKKGAADYLTKPLAPDQLLLALERLFERLRLEEENRHLREQLARQAGDAVILGESKAIRQVLALIDKVAPTDATVLLQGESGVGKELVAKAVHFRSKRRHKPFVKVSCAAIPESLLEVELFGREKGAYTDATEAKPGRFELAHQGTMFLDEVGDLTPAMQAKLLRVLQEREFERVGGTQTIRVDVRIIAATNKDLMDAVQRGVFREDLFYRLNVVPIYIPPLRERKEDIPSLVEAFIARFCAEMEKPTMTVADDAMQVLLDYDWPGNVRELQNVLERAVILAEEPVIRARDLHFLFAQRQATPNPTVFSLRHAEMEQIIKVLKLTKGNKTEAARLLGITRDTLYRKLREYRLDPSQWK